A portion of the Adhaeribacter radiodurans genome contains these proteins:
- a CDS encoding SusD/RagB family nutrient-binding outer membrane lipoprotein — MKKYISLAFAALLLSVSSCDKDFEEINTNPNQALDLDPVYLLNNAQFASGNQSMHFYEGNIVQQVNTPFTGVVEAGNHNVLNDANTRSLWNGLYEGPVRNTVAIIEKTKADPEKSNLYNMARILKAYNFIVLVDTYGDVPYFEAGKGFLESTYLPKYDDQKAIYDDILKELEEATAALDPAKPTVTGGDIFYNGNVEKWKKLGNSLLLRAAMRFTELDPAKADQWVDKAVAGPLMVSNEDNAFVKFNSPAYVHPTTAGLTATEKANFFAGEPFVNYLKTYNDPRSPYIVVRYSQRGSDTGGDMNTNLADQFGLPYGYSDVTLPTAPGYRGSLDAYSQFRRNTVLNQNSPEFLVTFAQTQLLLAEAAQRGFIDGDAKNYYETGIKAHMDQLKGYDATIDIPEDVKNAYVQQPGILFDPATALEQINTQYWVASFRSWSEAWANFRRTELPRLQPINYPGEDVSVKGGFIRRLVYPNREVSVNQANVNEAITRMGPNVLGTRLFWDK, encoded by the coding sequence ATGAAAAAATATATATCCCTGGCATTTGCCGCTTTATTATTAAGCGTGAGTAGCTGCGACAAGGATTTCGAAGAAATTAACACTAATCCTAACCAGGCCCTCGACCTAGACCCAGTCTATTTATTAAACAACGCCCAATTTGCCTCGGGTAACCAATCCATGCATTTTTATGAAGGCAATATTGTGCAACAGGTAAATACGCCTTTTACTGGGGTAGTGGAGGCTGGTAACCACAACGTGCTTAACGATGCCAACACCCGCTCTTTATGGAATGGCTTGTACGAAGGACCGGTACGAAATACGGTAGCCATTATCGAAAAAACCAAGGCAGATCCAGAGAAGAGTAACCTCTACAATATGGCCCGTATTTTAAAGGCTTATAACTTTATTGTACTGGTAGATACGTACGGCGACGTACCTTACTTTGAAGCGGGTAAAGGTTTTCTGGAAAGCACTTACCTACCAAAATACGACGATCAGAAAGCCATTTACGATGATATCCTGAAGGAATTAGAAGAAGCTACCGCTGCTTTGGACCCCGCTAAACCTACAGTTACCGGTGGCGATATTTTCTACAATGGCAATGTTGAAAAATGGAAGAAATTAGGTAATTCCTTGTTGTTGCGCGCAGCCATGCGTTTCACCGAATTAGACCCAGCCAAAGCAGATCAGTGGGTAGACAAAGCCGTGGCTGGACCATTAATGGTTTCTAACGAGGATAACGCTTTTGTTAAGTTTAACTCGCCCGCTTACGTGCACCCAACCACTGCCGGACTTACCGCTACTGAAAAAGCTAACTTCTTCGCTGGTGAGCCTTTTGTTAACTACCTGAAAACCTACAACGATCCCCGGTCGCCTTACATTGTGGTGCGGTACTCGCAACGCGGTTCCGATACTGGTGGCGATATGAACACGAATTTGGCGGATCAGTTTGGCTTGCCTTACGGGTATTCGGATGTAACCTTACCAACTGCTCCGGGTTACCGCGGTTCTTTGGATGCCTACTCGCAATTCCGTCGTAACACCGTATTAAACCAAAATTCGCCGGAGTTTTTAGTAACCTTCGCTCAAACTCAATTATTATTGGCTGAAGCAGCTCAAAGAGGATTTATTGACGGTGATGCTAAAAACTACTATGAAACCGGTATTAAAGCGCACATGGACCAACTAAAAGGCTATGATGCTACCATTGATATTCCGGAGGACGTGAAAAATGCTTACGTGCAGCAACCCGGTATTTTGTTCGATCCGGCTACTGCTTTGGAGCAAATTAATACGCAGTATTGGGTAGCTTCTTTCCGGAGCTGGTCCGAAGCCTGGGCTAACTTCCGCCGTACGGAGCTGCCTAGATTGCAGCCTATTAACTATCCTGGCGAAGATGTTTCGGTAAAAGGAGGCTTTATCCGTCGCTTAGTTTATCCGAACCGCGAAGTATCCGTGAACCAGGCCAACGTGAACGAAGCCATTACCCGCATGGGCCCTAATGTATTGGGTACCCGTTTGTTCTGGGATAAATAG
- a CDS encoding RraA family protein, which translates to MKKVFTLLLLASFFIPVSLTQAQQISKEELVFLTPEWKGERFPDGRPKVSDDILKRMKAVSIEEAWATMGGTQFNYQLAEDWPVRINPDSVLVGRAFTTTFMPYRPDMWKVIDERGKKEGRRNQNVWGVEQLQKGDVYVGSQFGLHKNGPTIGDRVAADIYRRTGNGIIYDGAIRDIEGLKAMGRFTSYVTSYSPSYHNPRSDLNTMIMGINQPTRIRQVTVMPGDIVLGKEGVVIFIPPHLAEKVVKASEKTRLEDMFAHIRTAEGKYTAGQMDANWPAEIQKDYLAWLKASVKDKKMKLPVAKAQVEEIIATSSVNNVF; encoded by the coding sequence ATGAAAAAAGTATTTACTCTACTATTACTGGCTTCCTTTTTTATTCCTGTTTCTTTAACGCAAGCGCAACAGATTTCGAAAGAAGAACTTGTTTTTTTAACCCCGGAATGGAAGGGGGAGCGCTTTCCGGATGGTCGTCCCAAAGTTTCGGATGACATTCTGAAGCGCATGAAAGCGGTAAGTATTGAAGAAGCCTGGGCTACTATGGGAGGCACCCAATTTAATTACCAATTAGCAGAAGATTGGCCTGTTCGAATCAATCCGGACAGTGTACTAGTTGGCCGTGCATTTACTACTACATTTATGCCGTATCGCCCGGATATGTGGAAAGTAATAGACGAACGCGGTAAAAAAGAAGGCCGCCGTAACCAGAACGTGTGGGGGGTAGAGCAACTGCAAAAAGGCGATGTATACGTGGGAAGTCAGTTTGGCTTGCACAAAAACGGACCTACCATTGGCGACCGCGTAGCCGCCGATATTTACAGAAGAACCGGTAATGGTATTATCTACGACGGTGCTATCCGGGATATTGAAGGATTAAAAGCCATGGGCCGGTTTACTTCCTATGTTACCAGCTATTCCCCCTCGTACCATAACCCGCGCAGCGATTTAAATACCATGATTATGGGCATTAACCAACCTACCCGCATCCGGCAGGTAACAGTTATGCCGGGCGATATAGTATTGGGTAAAGAAGGTGTAGTTATTTTCATTCCGCCGCACTTGGCAGAAAAAGTAGTGAAAGCATCTGAAAAAACCCGCCTGGAAGACATGTTTGCCCATATTCGTACCGCAGAAGGTAAATATACCGCCGGGCAAATGGACGCGAACTGGCCGGCTGAAATTCAGAAAGATTATCTGGCCTGGTTAAAAGCCAGCGTGAAAGATAAAAAAATGAAATTACCGGTTGCTAAAGCTCAAGTCGAGGAAATTATAGCAACCAGTAGTGTTAATAATGTATTTTAA
- a CDS encoding mandelate racemase/muconate lactonizing enzyme family protein has translation MSNKQNRRSFLGKLSLAGAAGLLGAPALASAGTGLVGAKERTSHASAPSDLKITDVTCAFIKGGHDLIVKISTNQGIVGWGQGVDAVAGTYYMVKQLGSRLKGQNPLNPNRIQEDMRKGAFFGGAQSGVYVAVMGAIESALWDVTGKALGLPVYQLLGGKFRDKIRVYCDTALYTSRNPTPDDYAKSAKGAVDKGYTAVKFDIDEGNDPNKYDRYNWTASPAELDRMYNAIAAVRKSVGPKIDICVDMHGRYDATTGHRVAKLMEPLNLMFLEEPIPADNMDVYKEITKSTSTPICAGENMYLAYGFTKVLADGGVDIIMPDLQKVGGLGEGQRIANLSNLYYVPFSPHMVATFLGAMASAHVCASVPNFHILEWQTYMDTEQIYKDVVKYDKPFIEKGFLTVSDKPGVGVDINEEGLKKYHPKDIPFFV, from the coding sequence ATGTCAAATAAGCAAAATCGCCGCTCCTTTTTAGGTAAGCTTTCATTAGCTGGGGCTGCTGGTCTGTTAGGCGCTCCGGCCCTGGCTTCGGCTGGTACTGGTTTAGTTGGTGCTAAAGAAAGAACTTCGCACGCTTCCGCTCCCTCTGATCTGAAAATTACCGATGTAACCTGTGCTTTTATTAAAGGTGGCCACGATTTAATTGTAAAGATTTCAACCAACCAAGGTATTGTAGGTTGGGGACAAGGGGTAGATGCCGTAGCCGGAACTTACTATATGGTAAAGCAATTGGGCAGCCGCTTAAAAGGCCAAAACCCATTAAACCCGAACCGCATTCAGGAAGATATGCGGAAAGGGGCTTTCTTTGGTGGCGCCCAGTCGGGGGTTTATGTAGCCGTAATGGGAGCAATCGAATCCGCTCTTTGGGATGTTACGGGTAAAGCATTAGGCCTGCCAGTTTACCAATTATTAGGCGGTAAATTCCGCGATAAAATCCGGGTATATTGCGACACCGCGCTTTATACTTCACGTAACCCTACCCCCGATGATTATGCCAAATCAGCAAAAGGTGCCGTTGATAAAGGGTATACGGCAGTTAAGTTTGACATTGACGAAGGCAACGACCCGAACAAATACGACCGTTATAACTGGACTGCCAGCCCCGCTGAGCTAGACCGGATGTACAATGCCATTGCAGCGGTTCGGAAGTCAGTAGGACCCAAGATTGATATTTGCGTGGATATGCACGGCCGTTACGATGCCACTACGGGCCACAGAGTAGCTAAACTGATGGAGCCTTTAAACCTGATGTTTTTAGAGGAGCCCATTCCGGCCGATAACATGGACGTGTATAAAGAAATTACTAAAAGCACCTCTACTCCGATTTGTGCCGGCGAAAACATGTATTTAGCTTACGGCTTTACCAAGGTTTTAGCAGATGGCGGGGTGGATATTATCATGCCGGATTTACAAAAAGTAGGTGGGTTAGGAGAAGGACAACGCATTGCTAATTTATCCAACTTGTATTATGTGCCTTTCTCGCCGCACATGGTAGCTACTTTCCTGGGAGCCATGGCCTCGGCTCACGTTTGTGCTTCCGTGCCAAACTTCCATATTCTGGAGTGGCAAACTTACATGGATACCGAGCAGATTTACAAAGACGTAGTAAAATACGACAAACCATTCATAGAAAAAGGGTTTCTTACTGTTTCGGATAAACCAGGTGTTGGCGTAGATATTAATGAAGAAGGCTTGAAAAAATACCATCCGAAGGATATACCATTCTTTGTGTAA